The following coding sequences lie in one Leishmania panamensis strain MHOM/PA/94/PSC-1 chromosome 19 sequence genomic window:
- a CDS encoding hypothetical protein (TriTrypDB/GeneDB-style sysID: LpmP.19.1430): protein MSTSGSSSSGGDVRRFSRQQIIQHVKKSLLYTAFDVKWVPQTASFAVVGQYPNNHGALSLYQLHHGDVQPTAEVRLPHPLKCCTFGHNVSFSSSGSAAGAAASQMACGDFAGSLQILDLSRLSSTPASASNALSDVTAASVFHIPHAHESIINAIDGARYSGPPEVATGSRDGSVKVWDTRQSNKPVVSLNPADPARARDCWTVRLGNSFDPDERVVAAGYDNGDIKIFDLRTQKMLHEIHVSNGVCDLEFDRPDIPMNKLIVSSLEGRVRCYDMRTLHPKLGYAYVEERVSEGTVWCSRALPQNREILLSGGGGELTLCLYKYPPERTLKDGDGLQRGVAGAVEELNKAKVGDQPINAMDWNRSKEGLAVCASFDQSIRVILVTKLGLLS from the coding sequence ATGTCCACCTCCGGGTCCTCCAGTTCTGGAGGCGACGTGAGGCGGTTTAGCCGCCAGCAGATCATTCAGCACGTCAAGAAAAGTTTGCTCTACACAGCGTTTGACGTCAAGTGGGTACCACAGACGGCGTCCTTCGCGGTGGTCGGCCAGTACCCAAACAACCacggcgctctctctctttatcaACTGCACCACGGTGATGTGCAGCCGACGGCCGAGGTGCGGCTTCCTCACCCGCTCAAATGCTGCACGTTTGGGCACAACGtttccttcagcagcagcggcagcgctgctggtgcggcggcgaGTCAGATGGCGTGTGGCGACTTTGCCGGCAGCTTGCAGATTCTCGACCTGAGCCGCCTCAGCTCAACCCCCGCAAGCGCCTCCAATGCGCTGAGCGATGTGACAGCTGCGTCTGTGTTTCACATtcctcacgcacacgagAGCATCATTAACGCCATCGACGGTGCACGTTACTCGGGACCGCCGGAAGTGGCGACAGGGAGTCGAGACGGCTCTGTCAAGGTGTGGGACACTCGCCAGTCTAACAAGCCTGTGGTGTCGCTCAACCCTGCCGATCCTGCTCGCGCCCGCGACTGCTGGACAGTGCGACTGGGGAACAGCTTTGACCCGGACGAGCGCGTCGTCGCAGCGGGCTACGACAACGGTGACATCAAAATATTTGACCTTCGCACGCAGAAGATGCTGCACGAGATACACGTGAGCAACGGCGTGTGCGATTTGGAGTTTGACCGGCCCGACATTCCCATGAATAAGCTCATCGTATCGTCCCTAGAAGGTCGGGTGCGTTGCTACGACATGCGCACCTTGCATCCCAAGCTGGGCTACGCGTATGTAGAGGAGCGTGTATCCGAGGGGACAGTCTGGTGCTCTCGCGCGCTGCCCCAGAATCGCGAGATCCTCTtgagtggcggcggcggcgagctgACACTGTGCCTCTACAAGTACCCGCCAGAGCGCACTCTGAAGGACGGGGATGGACTGCAGCGCGGGGTAGCGggtgcagtggaggagctgaacaAGGCGAAGGTCGGGGATCAGCCGATCAACGCGATGGACTGGAATCGTTCGAAGGAGGGGCTCGccgtgtgcgcctctttcgACCAGAGTATTCGGGTTATACTGGTCACTAAGCTCGGTTTGCTGTCGTAG
- a CDS encoding inosine-5'-monophosphate dehydrogenase (TriTrypDB/GeneDB-style sysID: LpmP.19.1440), with translation MAANNANYRIKAIKDGCTAEELFQGDGLTYNDFIILPGFIDFGAADVNISGQFTKQIRLHIPIVSSPMDTITENEMAKTMALMGGVGVLHNNCTVERQVEMVKSVKAYRNGFISKPKSVTPNTPISEIIRIKEGKGISGILVTENGDPHGKLLGIVCTKDIDYVKKKETPVSAVMTRRDKMTVERAPIQLEEAMDVLNRSRHGYLPIVNESDEIIYLCSRRDAVRARDYPHSTLDKSGRLICAAATSTRPEDKRRVAALAEVGVDVLVLDSSQGNTIYQIAFIKWIKSTYPHLEVVAGNVVTQDQAKNLIDAGADGIRIGMGSGSICITQEVLACGRPQGTAVFKVAQYCASRGVPCTADGGLRQVGDICKALAIGANCAMLGGMLSGTTETPGEYFFKGGVRLKVYRGMGSLEAMSQGKESGKRYLSENEVVQVAQGVSGNVVDKGSAAKLIAYIAKGLQQSAQDIGEISFDAIREKLYAGQVLFSRRSVTAQGEGGVHSLHSYEKKLFAAKM, from the coding sequence ATGGCGGCAAACAACGCGAACTACCGCATCAAGGCGATCAAGGATGGGTGCACTGCCGAGGAGCTGTTTCAGGGCGATGGGCTGACATACAATGACTTTATTATTCTGCCGGGCTTCATTGACTTTGGCGCTGCCGATGTGAACATCTCTGGCCAGTTCACGAAGCAAATCCGTCTCCACATCCCGATCGTGTCGTCACCGATGGACACCATCACGGAGAACGAGATGGCCAAGACAATGGCGCTCATGGGCGGCGTCGGTGTACTGCACAACAACTGCACGGTGGAGCGGCAGGTGGAGATGGTGAAGTCGGTGAAGGCGTACCGTAACGGGTTCATCTCCAAGCCCAAGTCGGTGACGCCAAACACTCCCATCAGCGAGATCATCCGCATCAAAGAGGGTAAGGGCATCAGTGGCATCCTTGTGACGGAGAACGGCGACCCACACGGCAAGCTGCTGGGCATTGTGTGCACTAAAGATATCGACTAcgtgaaaaaaaaggaaaccCCGGTATCGGCGGTCATGACGCGACGTGATAAGATGACGGTGGAGCGTGCGCCGATCCAGCTGGAAGAGGCAATGGACGTGCTGAACCGCAGTCGACACGGCTACCTGCCCATTGTGAACGAGAGCGACGAGATTATCTACCTCTGCTCCCGTCGCGATGCTGTCCGCGCGCGTGACTACCCCCACAGCACGCTGGACAAGAGTGGACGTCTCATTTGCGCTGCCGCGACCTCAACGCGCCCGGAGGACAAGCGGCGCgtagcagcgctggcagaggtCGGCGTTGATGTGCTGGTTCTGGACAGCTCTCAGGGCAACACGATTTACCAGATCGCCTTCATCAAGTGGATTAAGTCGACGTATCCGCACCTCGAGGTAGTGGCGGGGAACGTGGTGACGCAAGATCAGGCCAAGAATCTCATTGATGCCGGCGCGGACGGTATTCGCATTGGCatgggcagcggcagcatctgCATCACGCAGGAGGTGCTCGCTTGCGGTCGCCCTCAAGGCACGGCGGTGTTCAAGGTGGCTCAGTACTGCGCGTCCCGCGGCGTTCCGTGTACCGCTGATGGTGGCCTACGCCAAGTCGGCGACATCTGCAAGGCGCTCGCCATCGGCGCCAACTGCGCGATGCTCGGCGGCATGCTGAGTGGCACGACGGAGACGCCCGGCGAGTACTTCTTCAAGGGTGGCGTGCGCCTGAAGGTGTACCGCGGCATGGGTAGCCTGGAGGCGATGAGTCAGGGCAAGGAATCCGGCAAGCGCTATCTCTCTGAGaacgaggtggtgcaggtggcgcaggGCGTGTCTGGCAACGTGGTGGATAAGGGCTCTGCCGCGAAGCTCATTGCCTACATCGCGAAGGGACTTCAACAATCCGCACAGGACATTGGCGAGATCAGCTTCGACGCGATTCGAGAGAAGCTGTACGCCGGTCAGGTGCTTTTCAGCCGCCGCTCCGTCACAGCCCAGGGCGAGGGTGGCGTGCACTCGCTCCACAGCTACGAGAAGAAACTGTTTGCAGCCAAGATGTAG